A genomic window from Terrirubrum flagellatum includes:
- a CDS encoding acyl-CoA dehydrogenase family protein gives MDFDWTEEDRAYRARIREFLKKELPSDWDEISRHGPGSREQTEFSLQFCPKLAEAGLLVPHWPQEWGGGDRPTWEHFILGEELWAAGEPRGAQYMNVNWIGPTLMRFGTEEQKRRFIPEMVAGKAIWCQGFSEPNAGSDLASLRTRAERDGDDYVINGTKIWTSYAAMAEHCFLLARAGAGQGKAGIAIFIVPMSTPGIEVRSIPSLIGHGDIHETFFTDVRVPAAARLGEEGEAWSIINYSLANERVGIPRYELSTRVLNDMVSELKQRGDFSDPVVQARAGSAAAACEAARMLVYRTVDMKARGDIVGAEASMARVAVIEADHAVTDFGMEFLPDAFNGRSHPAFLAHHERAIVTGIAAGAAEIQLGLIARHWLDLPKGVH, from the coding sequence ATGGACTTCGATTGGACCGAGGAAGATCGGGCCTATCGGGCGAGGATCAGGGAGTTCCTGAAAAAGGAGCTGCCCTCGGACTGGGACGAAATTTCCCGTCACGGTCCAGGCTCGCGTGAGCAGACGGAATTCAGTCTTCAGTTCTGCCCGAAGCTCGCGGAAGCCGGACTTCTTGTGCCGCATTGGCCGCAAGAGTGGGGCGGCGGCGATCGCCCGACCTGGGAGCATTTCATCCTCGGCGAAGAGCTGTGGGCGGCCGGGGAGCCGCGCGGCGCGCAGTATATGAATGTGAACTGGATCGGTCCGACGCTCATGCGGTTCGGGACCGAGGAGCAGAAACGGCGCTTCATTCCTGAGATGGTCGCGGGCAAGGCGATCTGGTGTCAGGGGTTTTCAGAACCCAACGCCGGATCGGATCTCGCAAGCCTGCGCACGCGCGCAGAACGTGATGGCGATGACTATGTCATCAATGGAACGAAGATCTGGACGTCCTACGCGGCGATGGCGGAGCACTGCTTCCTTCTTGCGCGCGCTGGCGCCGGTCAGGGCAAAGCCGGAATAGCGATCTTCATCGTCCCGATGTCGACGCCAGGGATCGAGGTGCGCTCGATTCCAAGCCTGATCGGGCATGGCGATATCCACGAAACATTCTTCACTGATGTGCGCGTTCCCGCCGCGGCGCGCCTTGGAGAAGAAGGAGAGGCCTGGTCGATCATCAACTATTCGCTCGCCAATGAACGCGTCGGCATTCCCCGTTATGAGCTTTCAACCCGCGTCTTGAACGACATGGTGTCGGAGTTGAAGCAGCGTGGCGACTTCTCCGATCCTGTCGTGCAGGCGCGGGCGGGATCAGCCGCAGCCGCATGCGAGGCTGCGCGCATGCTGGTGTATCGAACCGTCGACATGAAGGCGCGCGGCGATATCGTTGGCGCTGAAGCAAGCATGGCGCGCGTCGCTGTGATTGAAGCCGATCACGCAGTCACGGACTTCGGGATGGAATTTTTGCCTGACGCCTTCAACGGGCGTAGCCATCCGGCATTCCTGGCTCACCACGAAAGAGCGATTGTCACCGGAATTGCGGCCGGCGCCGCCGAAATTCAGCTCGGCCTCATTGCGCGCCATTGGCTCGATCTTCCCAAGGGCGTTCATTGA
- a CDS encoding acyl-CoA dehydrogenase family protein — translation MRLHPNDDQAMFLSALDQMMQGKSAAWRTSPQWDRYEWSDAFDRELEESGFLDCAIEETLGPVAAAEMTFRLATLPIAVEAAASALLRPKFAADLPRPLAIIESDHAQAIRFLPVARSVLSLGGDSIMSALIEPHAVASVESLYAFPMGVLKKALDWRPLNADPEAVRAQWRVALAAELAGALKGALASVVSHVRERHQFGRPLGSFQAIQHRLAGAATKVEASYWLTLKAAQSGDSIDAALALGYAQDASTKVVYDLHQFMGAMGLTLEHPLHRWTYRARLLRSSLRGSINNLRTVAVERWRAA, via the coding sequence ATGCGCCTCCATCCCAACGATGATCAGGCGATGTTCCTGTCCGCTCTGGATCAGATGATGCAGGGCAAGAGCGCGGCCTGGCGGACTTCGCCGCAATGGGATCGCTATGAATGGTCAGACGCGTTTGATCGCGAGCTGGAAGAGAGCGGATTTCTGGATTGCGCGATCGAGGAAACGCTCGGGCCAGTGGCCGCAGCCGAAATGACGTTCAGACTCGCAACGCTTCCGATTGCGGTCGAGGCCGCCGCGTCGGCGCTGTTGCGGCCAAAATTCGCAGCCGATTTGCCGCGCCCGCTCGCGATCATCGAAAGCGATCATGCGCAGGCCATTCGCTTCCTGCCGGTGGCGCGATCGGTGCTCTCTCTTGGCGGCGACAGCATCATGAGCGCTCTGATCGAGCCTCATGCGGTCGCTTCTGTGGAGAGCCTGTACGCCTTTCCCATGGGGGTTCTGAAGAAAGCGCTCGATTGGCGACCGCTCAACGCTGACCCGGAAGCCGTGCGCGCCCAATGGCGGGTCGCTCTGGCGGCGGAGCTTGCGGGCGCGCTGAAAGGCGCGCTTGCCTCCGTCGTCTCACATGTCCGCGAGAGGCATCAATTTGGCCGGCCGCTTGGCAGCTTCCAGGCCATTCAACATCGCCTCGCCGGCGCCGCGACGAAAGTGGAGGCCAGTTATTGGCTGACTCTGAAAGCGGCGCAAAGCGGCGATTCCATCGACGCCGCGTTGGCGTTGGGTTACGCGCAGGATGCATCGACAAAAGTCGTCTACGATCTGCATCAATTCATGGGTGCAATGGGACTGACGCTTGAACACCCCTTGCATCGCTGGACTTACCGCGCCCGGCTGCTTCGTTCATCGCTTCGAGGCTCAATCAACAATTTAAGAACGGTCGCAGTCGAACGGTGGAGAGCGGCGTGA
- a CDS encoding enoyl-CoA hydratase/isomerase family protein, translating to MLSRRERLLTVTMNRPGVLNAFGKVMHIELIEALRFAMSDPDSDVIVLTGAGRAFSAGGDLERMEEFQADPREFDREAADAKRLVFTLLDIEKPVIARINGPAVGLGATVALLCDVTFIADDAKIGDPHVKVGLVAGDGGAVIWPQLIGFPRAKEYLMTGTLLTGAKAAEIGLVNYAVPHSELDAHVDAFCEKLLRGATNAIRWTKTTINLELKRIANALMDPGIAYEAITVRSDEHRNAVKAMKENLKKQD from the coding sequence ATGCTGTCACGACGCGAGAGGTTGCTGACCGTGACCATGAACCGGCCCGGTGTGCTGAACGCTTTTGGCAAGGTCATGCATATCGAGCTTATCGAGGCGCTGCGTTTCGCGATGTCCGATCCCGACTCCGACGTCATTGTGCTGACGGGCGCCGGGCGAGCCTTCTCCGCCGGCGGCGATCTCGAGCGCATGGAAGAGTTTCAGGCCGATCCAAGGGAGTTTGATCGCGAAGCCGCTGACGCCAAGCGCCTTGTGTTCACGTTACTCGACATCGAAAAGCCCGTCATCGCAAGGATCAATGGGCCGGCCGTCGGGCTCGGCGCGACCGTCGCCTTGCTGTGCGACGTCACTTTCATCGCAGACGATGCGAAGATCGGCGATCCCCATGTCAAGGTCGGGCTTGTGGCGGGCGACGGGGGAGCGGTGATCTGGCCGCAACTGATCGGGTTCCCGCGCGCAAAAGAATATCTCATGACGGGAACGCTTCTCACTGGCGCGAAAGCGGCCGAGATCGGCCTTGTGAATTACGCCGTTCCGCATTCCGAACTCGATGCGCATGTGGATGCATTTTGCGAAAAGCTTCTGAGGGGCGCGACAAATGCGATCCGCTGGACCAAGACGACGATAAATCTGGAGCTCAAGCGAATTGCAAACGCTCTGATGGATCCCGGGATCGCCTATGAGGCGATCACCGTGCGCTCGGACGAACATCGCAACGCCGTGAAAGCGATGAAGGAAAATTTAAAGAAGCAAGATTGA
- a CDS encoding ABC transporter substrate-binding protein, translating to MQKNRREFIGGALGIAALSNFPMPAIGQSRPIRIGCITSLGGVYAQFGENHVRGMQMAAATINAAGGIRGRNIEIVVRDDALKPDTAVAAARELAADGIRIFSGGLVSGAVLALNGVMSELDSIFISAAAHGNNLTHQDFVRNYFRVTDYSAQRVGAGSHLMAQKYPTARIWGSIAPDAEIGRSVMEVCNFRLPEAYKKLHNAEIKMTETIWVKFGATSYRNEIARLASMGIDGLIVGVGGADESTFLQQAGQLGLTSQLKGFYTSGSEFLGAIALKNRTPANYWSGFHWYYGAYPDNPITKSVVETFRAKGYGQHPDGFVGMAHSAVLAVEAAMKKGAGEASKELIPALEGLTFDSVKGPITLRKEDHQAICDVNYAQLGPANNADGWEVVSFARVDGKDFAGPPTPGVALKFG from the coding sequence ATGCAAAAAAACAGGCGCGAATTTATCGGTGGAGCGCTGGGTATAGCGGCGCTTTCAAACTTCCCGATGCCAGCGATCGGGCAGAGCCGCCCGATCCGTATCGGCTGCATCACCAGCCTCGGAGGCGTCTATGCGCAATTCGGGGAAAATCATGTGCGCGGCATGCAGATGGCCGCGGCGACCATCAATGCCGCCGGCGGCATTCGCGGCCGCAACATCGAGATCGTCGTCCGTGACGATGCGCTGAAGCCGGACACCGCCGTCGCGGCGGCGCGCGAACTGGCCGCCGATGGCATCCGCATCTTCTCCGGTGGATTGGTGAGCGGCGCCGTGCTGGCTCTGAACGGCGTGATGAGCGAACTTGATTCCATTTTCATCAGCGCCGCCGCGCACGGAAACAACCTCACGCATCAGGACTTCGTCCGCAATTATTTCCGCGTGACGGACTATTCGGCCCAGCGCGTTGGCGCAGGCTCTCATCTGATGGCGCAGAAATATCCGACGGCGCGGATCTGGGGTTCAATTGCGCCGGATGCGGAAATCGGGCGCTCGGTGATGGAGGTTTGCAACTTCCGGCTGCCGGAAGCCTACAAGAAGCTGCACAACGCCGAAATCAAGATGACTGAAACGATCTGGGTCAAATTCGGCGCCACGAGCTATCGCAACGAGATCGCGCGGCTCGCTAGCATGGGAATTGATGGCCTGATCGTCGGCGTCGGCGGGGCGGACGAATCTACATTCCTGCAGCAGGCTGGCCAGCTTGGCCTGACTTCGCAGCTCAAGGGCTTCTACACGTCGGGGAGCGAATTTCTCGGCGCAATCGCGTTGAAGAATCGGACGCCCGCGAATTACTGGTCGGGATTCCACTGGTACTACGGCGCCTATCCCGACAATCCCATCACCAAATCGGTCGTCGAGACCTTCCGCGCCAAGGGTTACGGACAGCATCCCGATGGTTTCGTGGGGATGGCGCACAGCGCGGTGCTCGCCGTTGAAGCTGCGATGAAGAAAGGCGCTGGCGAGGCGAGCAAGGAACTCATTCCGGCGCTCGAAGGCCTGACGTTCGATTCAGTGAAAGGGCCTATCACGCTTCGGAAGGAGGACCATCAGGCGATCTGCGACGTGAACTATGCGCAGCTCGGTCCGGCCAACAATGCGGACGGCTGGGAGGTCGTGAGCTTCGCCCGGGTCGACGGCAAAGACTTCGCCGGCCCGCCGACCCCCGGCGTCGCTCTCAAATTCGGATAA
- a CDS encoding AMP-binding protein: MKIDGRGLGEIARELTAEDPDRVLVVDGTRALTRAEMLDAALRLGGAMQAQGLARGASVAFQLPNWWEACVVNLTAALFGYRLAPLLTIYRAAELGVMLPACAVEAIFIPERFRGADFPALIASLSYQPRHIFIVRGDGSNAHSFENLIKHAPGEPEPASAGDMKMVLFTSGSTGRPKGVIHSHGAVDVLIRATGAFWETGEGDRLYIPSPIGHIGGSIYAFEFPWITGCVALLAESWQADEAVAAIDQHQATFMAGATPFLSGLIDAAERAGSRLLSLRRYICGGASVPPELVRRALRQFPNATVSRAYGSTEVPLICPGLRTRGEAEAHADTDGECASDIQILGDQGTEAAEGAAGEIVVRGPQMFLGYLDPNDDVDAFTENGFFRMGDLGRRIDGRYLEITGRKKDIIIRKGENISPLEIENALARHEAVKQSAIIGMPDASRGEIVVAFVLPIEGKPFSFQDMTSHLEALGLAKQKFPERLHVVSSLPVNSIGKVQKAELRQLAAGAVQGDN, encoded by the coding sequence ATGAAGATTGATGGGCGCGGCCTGGGTGAAATCGCGCGCGAATTGACGGCCGAAGACCCAGACCGCGTTCTGGTCGTCGATGGGACGCGCGCGTTGACGCGAGCCGAAATGCTGGACGCGGCGCTGCGTCTTGGCGGCGCGATGCAGGCGCAGGGCCTCGCTCGCGGCGCCTCCGTCGCGTTCCAACTGCCGAATTGGTGGGAGGCCTGCGTTGTTAATCTGACAGCGGCGCTCTTCGGCTATCGATTGGCGCCGTTGCTGACGATTTATCGCGCCGCGGAGCTTGGCGTGATGTTGCCTGCATGCGCCGTCGAAGCGATCTTTATTCCCGAGCGGTTTCGCGGTGCGGATTTCCCCGCTTTGATCGCGAGCTTGTCTTATCAGCCGCGCCACATCTTCATTGTGCGCGGCGACGGCTCAAATGCGCACAGCTTCGAGAATCTGATCAAACACGCTCCAGGTGAGCCAGAGCCGGCGTCGGCCGGTGATATGAAGATGGTGCTCTTCACATCGGGAAGCACGGGCCGGCCGAAGGGCGTCATTCATAGCCATGGCGCGGTTGACGTGCTGATCCGCGCGACCGGCGCGTTCTGGGAGACGGGCGAGGGGGATCGCCTTTATATTCCGTCGCCAATCGGCCACATCGGCGGATCGATCTACGCTTTCGAATTTCCCTGGATCACCGGTTGCGTCGCGCTTCTAGCCGAGAGCTGGCAGGCCGATGAGGCGGTGGCGGCGATTGATCAGCATCAGGCGACCTTCATGGCGGGCGCGACTCCCTTCCTGTCGGGTTTGATCGACGCTGCCGAACGCGCCGGCTCCCGCCTGCTGTCTTTGCGTCGATATATCTGTGGCGGCGCCAGCGTGCCGCCCGAACTGGTGCGCCGCGCGCTCAGACAATTTCCGAACGCCACTGTCTCACGCGCTTACGGCTCAACGGAAGTTCCGCTGATTTGCCCGGGCTTGCGCACGCGCGGCGAAGCCGAAGCGCATGCGGATACGGACGGCGAATGCGCGTCCGACATCCAGATTCTGGGCGATCAGGGAACTGAAGCCGCGGAAGGGGCCGCAGGCGAGATCGTGGTGCGCGGGCCGCAGATGTTTCTCGGCTATCTCGATCCGAACGATGACGTCGACGCGTTCACGGAGAACGGCTTCTTTCGCATGGGTGACCTTGGCCGGCGCATCGACGGGCGCTACCTGGAAATCACGGGGCGAAAAAAAGATATCATCATCCGCAAGGGAGAAAATATAAGCCCGCTTGAAATAGAGAATGCTCTCGCGAGGCATGAGGCGGTGAAGCAATCCGCGATTATCGGGATGCCTGATGCATCCCGCGGCGAGATCGTGGTCGCCTTTGTGCTGCCGATCGAAGGGAAGCCTTTCAGCTTTCAGGACATGACGAGCCATCTTGAAGCGCTCGGTCTCGCGAAGCAAAAATTCCCGGAAAGGCTGCATGTCGTGTCGAGCCTGCCGGTCAACTCGATCGGAAAGGTGCAGAAGGCCGAGCTCAGGCAATTGGCCGCCGGCGCTGTGCAAGGCGACAACTGA
- a CDS encoding branched-chain amino acid ABC transporter permease — MAFYLYALFNGLVLGLSIFLVASGLTLAFGIMKIFNFAHGAFFMIGAYAAHAITGQEASSLPLFLLAALLAGGLIGSIGIVADLAIFRRLAGVPAEYTLMGAFGILLLCNGLTKVVFGQSVHAVYPPEALGGFINVGRPLPIYGLFIIGAGILVFLALEIGLNRLWFGKMILAVARDPWMANVSGLRVQRLKLISVAISFALAGIAGGLLVANQSLSLDLGNSYLLPAFCAVIVGGLGSIRGALVASIIFGLAESLNSVVLPGMPGIATYALLIVLVLIRPQGLYPELSR, encoded by the coding sequence ATGGCGTTCTATCTCTACGCTCTTTTCAACGGGCTCGTGCTGGGGCTCTCGATTTTTCTGGTCGCGTCGGGCTTGACCCTTGCGTTCGGCATCATGAAGATTTTCAACTTCGCTCACGGCGCGTTCTTCATGATCGGCGCCTATGCCGCGCATGCGATCACCGGTCAGGAAGCTTCGTCGCTGCCATTGTTCCTTCTTGCAGCGCTTCTGGCGGGGGGCTTGATCGGAAGCATCGGCATCGTCGCCGATCTCGCGATTTTCCGGAGATTGGCGGGCGTGCCGGCGGAATACACCTTGATGGGCGCGTTCGGCATTCTGCTGCTTTGCAACGGCTTGACCAAAGTCGTCTTCGGACAATCCGTCCACGCCGTCTATCCGCCGGAAGCGTTGGGCGGTTTCATAAATGTCGGGCGGCCTTTGCCAATTTATGGCCTCTTCATCATTGGCGCGGGCATTCTCGTCTTTCTCGCGCTCGAGATCGGTCTGAACCGCCTATGGTTTGGAAAGATGATTCTCGCCGTGGCCCGTGATCCATGGATGGCGAACGTTTCCGGACTGAGAGTGCAGCGCCTGAAGCTGATCTCCGTCGCGATCAGCTTTGCTCTGGCCGGGATCGCGGGCGGATTGCTTGTCGCCAACCAGTCGCTGTCTCTCGATCTCGGAAATTCCTATCTGCTTCCCGCTTTCTGCGCGGTCATTGTCGGCGGACTGGGCTCGATCCGGGGCGCTCTTGTTGCGTCCATCATCTTCGGGCTGGCGGAAAGCCTGAATTCGGTCGTTCTTCCGGGAATGCCGGGGATTGCGACTTACGCGTTGTTGATCGTTCTGGTGCTCATTCGTCCGCAAGGCCTTTATCCGGAGCTGTCGCGATGA
- a CDS encoding branched-chain amino acid ABC transporter permease: MTRVPALALAALFLAFVSAPFLVHPGLVFIAGFAMIEIVFALSWNMLFSYAGLVSFGHAAFFGVGAYVAAAALRYGYPVNFLLVVVICAALGAIAAFLVALVVLRRAHGIQFSVLTLALSQLLVLLIGYSSYFGHDEGLSAIPRPVMNFGLFLLDLKNPIANYYFVFAISLIAVGLMWLIVHGHIGRAMQAVRLDPERAAFVGIDVWRIRVLSFAISGAFAAVAGALLPPWGQIVTPDYVNWLHSAQPIFATLLGGVGFFWGPVVGIIGLSALNYFTRTFVGVSEMLVGASLLLVVLLAPQGVLGAIRSLARARPQTASGEQR, from the coding sequence ATGACGCGAGTCCCGGCTTTGGCTCTCGCGGCGCTGTTCCTGGCGTTCGTTTCCGCGCCTTTCTTGGTGCATCCCGGTCTCGTCTTCATTGCGGGATTCGCGATGATCGAGATCGTTTTCGCGCTATCCTGGAATATGCTTTTCTCTTATGCGGGGCTGGTCTCTTTCGGGCACGCGGCTTTCTTCGGCGTTGGCGCTTATGTGGCGGCGGCTGCGCTCCGATACGGCTACCCCGTGAACTTTCTGCTGGTTGTCGTGATATGCGCCGCGCTGGGAGCGATCGCGGCTTTTCTCGTGGCGTTGGTCGTTCTCCGCCGCGCTCACGGCATCCAGTTTTCAGTCTTGACGCTCGCCCTTTCGCAATTGCTGGTCTTGCTCATCGGATATTCCAGCTATTTCGGCCATGATGAGGGACTGTCGGCGATTCCACGCCCGGTCATGAACTTTGGCCTGTTCCTGCTCGATCTGAAAAATCCGATAGCGAATTACTACTTCGTATTCGCGATTTCTCTTATCGCGGTTGGGCTGATGTGGCTGATCGTCCACGGACATATCGGGCGCGCCATGCAGGCCGTCAGACTTGATCCCGAGCGAGCTGCATTTGTCGGCATCGATGTCTGGCGAATCCGCGTGCTGTCATTCGCCATTTCCGGCGCATTCGCAGCCGTCGCCGGCGCATTGCTTCCGCCCTGGGGGCAGATCGTGACGCCTGACTATGTGAACTGGCTGCATTCGGCGCAACCGATCTTTGCGACGCTGCTCGGAGGAGTGGGATTCTTCTGGGGGCCCGTCGTCGGTATCATTGGTCTCAGCGCGCTGAACTATTTCACGCGCACCTTTGTCGGCGTTTCGGAAATGCTGGTTGGCGCAAGCTTGCTGCTTGTTGTGCTGCTCGCGCCTCAGGGCGTTCTCGGTGCGATCCGAAGCCTGGCGCGCGCTCGACCCCAAACTGCTTCAGGAGAACAACGGTGA
- a CDS encoding ABC transporter ATP-binding protein → MILDAQGIEMSYGALKVLHGVSLQVVERETFAIIGPNGAGKTTLFKVLTGERPPSAGIIKFRGEDVTSLPAHKRAQKGFGRTFQVSRIFNEVDLKTNVLIAIESRIRSAGANPAPWWRWTPADTVRIEAEEILERFGFARSRWSDEAQYLSHGDRKRLEFCVTLATRPEILMLDEPTAGMSPSDRKVMTQLLAKLKSETGVTIVMTEHDMDIIFELADRLMVLNYGEVIAVGDPIPVREDPTVRRVYLGRGHGHA, encoded by the coding sequence GTGATCCTCGACGCCCAGGGCATCGAGATGAGTTATGGCGCGCTCAAGGTGCTCCATGGCGTCAGTCTGCAGGTCGTCGAACGAGAGACCTTTGCGATCATCGGGCCGAACGGAGCGGGAAAGACGACGCTGTTCAAAGTCCTGACCGGCGAGCGTCCGCCCAGCGCCGGCATAATCAAATTTCGCGGCGAAGACGTCACGAGCCTCCCCGCGCACAAACGAGCCCAGAAAGGATTCGGGCGGACATTTCAGGTCTCGCGCATCTTCAACGAAGTCGATCTCAAGACAAATGTGCTGATTGCGATCGAATCCCGAATTCGTTCCGCTGGAGCGAATCCTGCGCCTTGGTGGCGCTGGACGCCCGCCGATACGGTGCGCATTGAGGCGGAAGAGATTCTGGAACGGTTTGGATTCGCACGGAGCCGCTGGAGCGATGAGGCGCAATATCTCTCGCATGGAGATCGTAAACGTCTCGAATTCTGCGTCACGCTTGCGACGCGGCCGGAAATCCTGATGCTCGACGAACCGACCGCCGGGATGTCGCCATCTGATCGAAAAGTTATGACGCAGCTTCTGGCGAAGTTGAAGTCCGAAACCGGCGTGACGATCGTGATGACCGAGCACGACATGGACATCATATTCGAACTCGCTGATCGGCTTATGGTCTTGAATTACGGTGAAGTGATCGCGGTTGGCGATCCAATTCCGGTGCGCGAAGATCCGACGGTGCGGCGCGTTTATCTCGGCCGCGGACATGGCCATGCTTGA
- a CDS encoding ABC transporter ATP-binding protein, with protein sequence MLEVQRLDAFYGKAHILHGLALTLAARERVSVLGRNGAGKSTLLKSLMNAGPIVNGGVKLDGKELDDISASDRVRLGMSLVPEDRRIFTHITVAENIRLAQIGTERASGLPTIDEVVAKFPLLRDLLNRPGGQLSGGQQQVLAVARSIAARPRLMLLDEPTEGLAPVIVEDLAEKIVEACDAYGIALLLVEQSVWFARQCTSRVMVLDSGALVFSGSWDDFDASASLLERYLAI encoded by the coding sequence ATGCTTGAAGTTCAGCGGCTGGACGCCTTCTATGGCAAGGCGCATATTCTTCACGGTCTGGCGCTGACATTGGCGGCGCGCGAGCGGGTTTCGGTCCTTGGACGAAACGGGGCTGGAAAATCGACGTTACTGAAGAGCCTGATGAATGCCGGGCCCATCGTAAATGGCGGCGTCAAGCTCGATGGCAAGGAGCTGGACGACATCAGCGCCAGTGATCGCGTGCGGCTCGGCATGTCGCTGGTGCCCGAGGATCGCCGGATATTCACGCATATCACGGTGGCTGAGAACATTCGCCTGGCGCAGATCGGGACCGAACGCGCCAGCGGTCTGCCGACCATCGACGAAGTCGTAGCGAAATTTCCGCTGCTGAGGGACCTTCTCAACCGGCCGGGCGGCCAGCTTTCCGGAGGTCAACAGCAGGTTCTTGCGGTGGCGCGTTCGATCGCAGCGCGGCCGCGTCTGATGCTTCTCGATGAACCAACCGAAGGTCTGGCGCCCGTCATCGTCGAAGACCTTGCTGAGAAAATTGTCGAAGCTTGTGACGCCTATGGAATCGCGCTTCTCCTTGTCGAACAGAGCGTTTGGTTCGCCCGGCAATGCACCTCGCGCGTGATGGTGTTGGACTCAGGCGCGTTGGTATTCTCCGGAAGTTGGGACGACTTCGACGCCTCGGCGTCGTTGCTTGAACGCTATCTGGCGATCTAG
- a CDS encoding IclR family transcriptional regulator → MSKEEKKVDGAQAIQRAAAVLRYIAANPRPGPTLRDISEALRLSRSTAHRILQCLVQENLASQSDDAHNYSIGDLTLELGLAAKPLQNAILKWRRVVEEVATQTGATTYLIGRSGNESVCLDTAAGSSVVRVLPVEVGQRRPLGLGAGALAILASLAEEECEHTIDLIEPYIPLYSSATVTILRDLVKKTRETGFAESWGHVAEGIFGLGVAIPGSRGSTMLALSIAAHQSIVSSEKILIWKRLLLKAAKGKLIPS, encoded by the coding sequence TTGAGCAAAGAGGAAAAGAAGGTCGATGGGGCGCAGGCGATCCAACGGGCCGCTGCGGTCCTTCGATATATCGCCGCTAACCCTCGACCGGGTCCGACATTACGCGACATCAGCGAGGCTCTGCGCTTGTCGCGATCGACTGCGCATCGGATTCTCCAGTGCCTCGTGCAGGAGAATCTCGCGTCACAGAGCGATGACGCGCACAATTATTCGATCGGAGATCTCACGCTCGAGCTTGGATTGGCGGCGAAGCCTCTGCAGAACGCCATTCTCAAATGGCGACGCGTCGTGGAGGAAGTCGCTACCCAGACAGGCGCCACCACCTATCTGATCGGCCGCAGCGGCAACGAATCGGTTTGCCTCGACACAGCCGCGGGCTCATCTGTTGTACGCGTGTTGCCAGTCGAGGTGGGTCAACGCCGACCTTTGGGACTGGGGGCGGGAGCGCTCGCTATTCTCGCCTCCCTGGCGGAAGAAGAATGCGAGCATACGATCGATTTGATCGAGCCTTATATACCCCTCTATTCGAGCGCCACCGTGACGATTCTGCGCGACTTGGTCAAGAAAACAAGAGAAACCGGATTTGCCGAAAGCTGGGGCCATGTCGCCGAAGGCATCTTTGGACTTGGCGTCGCAATCCCCGGATCCAGAGGGTCGACGATGCTGGCGTTGAGCATCGCCGCACACCAGTCTATCGTTTCAAGCGAAAAGATCTTGATTTGGAAGAGGCTTCTGCTCAAAGCCGCAAAAGGCAAACTGATCCCGTCCTAA
- a CDS encoding GntR family transcriptional regulator — translation MADAIVTGEFAPGLRLDEHSIAARFGVSRTPVREALRELASSGLIEIQPRRGATVTRITSQQLDEMFVAMAEIEATCARLAALTMTPLERRRLQALHDQMGEMAREENQKAYSEANDVFHAALYAGAHNSVMADIALKLRRRLLPFRHAQFRAQGRLALSHAEHGAVVSAVLRGDAGQAHAAMLHHVGLVEDAFENLAPRLIAK, via the coding sequence ATCGCCGACGCCATCGTCACCGGCGAATTCGCGCCAGGGCTTAGGCTCGACGAGCATTCGATCGCAGCGCGTTTTGGCGTGTCGCGAACGCCGGTGCGCGAGGCGCTGCGCGAACTGGCGTCAAGCGGCCTGATCGAGATCCAGCCGCGGCGCGGCGCGACCGTGACCCGCATCACATCCCAACAACTCGATGAGATGTTTGTCGCGATGGCGGAGATCGAAGCGACCTGCGCGCGTCTTGCCGCGCTCACGATGACGCCGCTCGAGCGCCGGCGGCTGCAAGCGCTTCATGATCAAATGGGAGAAATGGCCAGGGAGGAGAATCAGAAAGCCTACTCCGAAGCAAACGACGTTTTTCATGCGGCGCTCTATGCTGGCGCGCACAACAGCGTCATGGCCGATATTGCGCTGAAACTGCGGCGGCGCCTGCTGCCTTTCCGCCACGCCCAATTCCGTGCGCAAGGCCGTCTGGCATTATCGCATGCAGAGCACGGAGCTGTGGTGTCGGCCGTGCTTCGAGGCGACGCAGGTCAAGCGCATGCGGCGATGCTTCATCATGTCGGTCTCGTCGAAGACGCGTTTGAAAACCTTGCGCCGCGCTTGATCGCGAAGTGA